GGGTGAGTGGTGCGACGTTGATGTTGGGGAGAATCCCTGTCGATCCGCCGGTGGTGCTGGCGCCGATGGCGGGGATCACCAATGTCGCGTTCCGGCAGCTGTGCCGGGAGCAGGGGGCCGGGATCTACGTCTGCGAGATGATCACCACGGTGGCGCTCGCGGTGCGGAACCCGAAGACCGAGAAGATGATCGAGTTCGGGCCGGACGAGCAGCCGCGCAGCATGCAGCTGTACGGCGTCGATCCGGACATCACGGCCAAGGCGGTCCGCCGGGTGGTGGACGAGAACCTGGCCGATCACATCGACCTCAACTTCGGGTGCAGCGTCAAGAAGATCACCAGTAAGGGTGGCGGCTCGGCGATCCCGTGGAAGCGGCGGCTGTTCGGGTCGATCGTGAAGGCGGCGGTGGACGCTGCGGCGCCCGCCGGCATCCCGGTCACCGTGAAGATGCGCAAGGGCATCGACGACGAGCATCTGACGTACGTCGAGGCCGGGCTGATCGCGCAGGAGGCCGGCGCGAAGTGGGTGGCGCTGCACGCGCGCACCGCCGCGCAGCGCTACTCCGGCGAGGCCGACTGGGAGTCGATCGCGACGCTCAAGCAGGCGCTCGACGTGCCGGTGCTCGGCAACGGCGACATCTGGGAGGCCGACGACGCGCTGCGGATGGTGGCCGAGACAGGGTGCGACGGGGTCGTGGTCGGGCGCGGCTGCCTGGGGCGGCCGTGGCTGTTCGCCGATCTCGCGGCCGCGTTCGCGGGCCGCCCCGAGCGGGTGATGCCGAGCCTGGGCGAGGTCGCGCTCGTCATGCGCCGCCACGCCGAGCTGCTCACGCTGTGGTGGGGCAAGGAGCGCGAGGCGGTCACCGACTTCCGCAAGCACGTCGCGTGGTATCTGAAGGGCTTCCCGGTCGGGTCGGAGCTGCGCCGGTCGATGGCGATGGCGTCGTCGCTGATGGAGCTGGACGACCTGCTCGGCAAGCTGGACCACGAGGTGCCGTTCCCGGAGGCCAACCTGGGCCAGCCGCGGGGCCGCACGAACTCCCCCGCCAAGGTCGTGCTCCCCTACGGCTGGCTGGACGACCGCGACTCCGAGGCCGTCCCCGAGGACGCCGAACACGACGACTCCGGCGGCTGACCCGGCCCCGCGGCACCGACGCTCGCGCGTCCCCGTGGCCCCGCGCGTCCCGGGCCGTCCGCGCGGCGCGGTGGCCCGCTCTCTCACGCGATGATCGCGGCTTCGTGTCGGAATGTGGGGCCTGACCAGAGGTTTCGACACGAAGTAGCGATCATCGACCGTTGGCCCCGTCCCGGGGCCGCGGCCGTCGTGGTGGGGCCGTCAGCGGCGGCGGTCGGCGAAGTGGTCGACGATGCCCTCCAGCAGGCGGGTGTCGAACGGGAGCGCGTGCAGGCAGGCGACCGCGTCGGCGCGGTGCTGCTCCATGAGCCGCCGCGCCTCCGGCAGCCCGTACACCCGGACCAGGTTGGCCTTGCCCAGGTCCGCACCGGCGTCCTTGCCCAGCTGAGCCGAGGTGGCGGTGGCGTCGAGGATGTCGTCGCGGGCCTGGAACACCACCCCGGCGTGGTCGGCGTACCGCGTGACCAGCTCGATCTCCCCCGCGGGGCGCTCCAGCAGCATCATCAGCGGCACCAGCGCGGCCTCGACCATGGTCGAGGTCTTCAGCCGGTACATCTCCAGGATGTCCTCGCCGGTGACCGGCCGCGCGTCGCGGGCGAAGCGCAGGTCGAGGTACTGCCCCCGGCACAGCCGCTGCGGCCCGAGCACCTTGCCGACGTACTCGATGACGTCGGTGACCCGCTGCGCCGGGTAGTGCCGGTCGAGCCGAGCCAGCATGCCGAACCCGGAGGACAGCATCGAGATCGCGGCGAGCTGCACGCTGCCCTCGTCGAACACGGTGTGCGCGGCGGGGCGGCCCCGGCGCAGCGCGGCGTCGTCCTGCGCGGGCAGGTCGTCGAAGATCAGGCTCGCGGTGTGGAACAGCTCGATCGCGCCGAGCAGCGGCTCGGACAGCGTGTCGGCGACGCCGAGCCCCTCGGCCAGCATCAGGGTCAGCGCGGGCCGCAGCCGCTTGGCGGGACCGTCCATCGTGTACGCCAGGATCGGGGCCAGCTCGCCCGCGTCGACCCCGGTGTGGCACTCGTGCACCAGCTCGTTGATGCGCTCCAGCCGGTCCAGCACGAAGGTCCGCGCGTCCACGCTGTTCGGGTCGCGCTCGCCCATGATCGCGGCGGCCTCCCGCTTGAGCCGCAGGTCGCCCGTGGTCAGGTGCGGCAGGGCGCGGCGGGGCACCGCGGCGGCGGTACGCAGGAACGCCGCGATCTGCGCCGTCGCCGGATACTCGTCGAGCAGCGCCAGGGTGGTGTGCGGGTCGCGGCACAGGAACGCGGCGAGCTTGACGGTGCCGATGCCGATCAGCGCGTCCCGAGCGGCCGGGTCGCCGCCGTACACCTGCTCGACCACGTACGCGTCGTACGCGAACAGGTCGTACAGCGGGTCGGCCCGCCCACCGGCGCGCGCCGCCGCGGGCAGCGTGAACGGGGTCAGCCGGCCCGCGCGCCGGTCCTCGTCGCGGTCGGCGAGGTCGTCCTTGAACTGGCTCAGGAAGATCGTGTTGAGGCACCGGGCGTAGAAGCCCTCGTCGACCTCGCGCCGGCCGAGCAGGTTGGCGACCACCCGGCTCAGCCCGGCCTTGAGGAAGATGTCCGGGTACGCCGCGTCCAGGCCGCCCTCCGGCGGCTGCTCCGCGTCGCGGTGCTGGGCCAGGTACATCGACTCGGCGGCCTGGTAGAGGTGCCGGTGCGTGCCGAACGGGTAGACGTCCAGCGCGACGCCGTACAGCTCGTGCAGCTCCTCGGCCAGCGGATGGTCCGGGATCTCGGCGCGGTCGACGGTGCCGCCGGTGGACAGCCCGCGCAGGATCAGCCGGTGCAGCCGGTCCCGGTCGGCCTGCGGGATGTGCGCGCCGCGCAGGTCCTGGAACGAGTCGTCGACGATGGCGTACGCGGCCCCGTAGGCGTACGCGCCGGGCAGGATCCGGGTCAGGTGCGCGCGGGTGGCGGCCCGGCCCGCGTCCCGGGTGTCGTACGCCCCGATCGCCAGCACCCCGGCCAGCGTGCGGACCACCTTGCCCATCGCGCCGGCCCGCACCACGGTGTCCGGCAGGCAGCGGTGCAGCCGGTCCAGCCGCGCCAGCAGCCAGCGCGTCTCGGGCACCCCGCGCAGCCCGGGAAAGCGCGCCTCCAGCGCCTCGACCACCCCGGCCGGGCCGTGACCACGCTCGATCGCGGCGAGCGTGTCCCGCACCGCGCCCGCGTGCACCCGGGCCAGCCGCTCGGCGCGCGCCACGTCGGCCGGGTCGGGGATCTCGCTCAGGTTGTACACGCCGAAGTAGTTGAGCTCGCGTACCGCCTGCGCCCGCTGCTCCCTGCGGCGGCGCGGCGGCCACGCGGCGCGTTGCAGGGTGGCCACCGTGCCGTGCCGGGACAGGATCGCCCGCAGCTGCTCGGTGTATCCGTCCACATGCGCCGCGATCACGCCCGGCGAGCCGTCCCGCCAGTGGAAGTAGTGGTCCAGCGTCTGCCGTACGCCCAGCCCGATCCGCTCGGGATCGAGATCCTCCCGCCCGAACGGGAACGGCCGCCGCACCTCGGTGGCGGTCTCCAACACGGCCCGTCACCTCCCCCGCGCCGCTCGAGAACCGGCGCTGACCCCATGATCCCACCCCCGCGCCAGCCCCCCGACCAGCAAAGGAAGGGCACCTTCTTATCGCTTTGCGATGTAGAAGGTGCCCTTCCTTTCAGGATGGCGGGGCTGGGCGCTCTCCCCCGTATGTACAAGAGCGCCTGGCCCGTGCCGCTTCGGCGCGACCTCGCCCGCCCCCTCGACCGGCGTGTTGTCGCCTGTGGACATCCCATCAGTAGGGTGAGGGCGCCACCCAGCGATTCGGCGTACGCCGAAAGATCGGAGAGCCCGGTGAGCCGGATCCTGTTCGGGGTGCGCGACGCCGCGGACATCCGTTTCTGCATCTCGCCGCTGTGGGAGACGGTCCGCGGCCGCTACGTGCTGGGCAACTCCGACCGCTTCCCGGTGCACCTGCCCTGGCTGCGGTGGGCACGGCAGGTGCGCCCGGACCCGGCGGCGGCCGACGGCCTGGCGCTGCTCAGCGAGCTGACCCGGGCGCACGGCTACCTGCCCGACTTCCTGACCCCCGCGCCGCCCGGCCCGCTCGGCGAGCTGGACGACGAGCTGGCCGTGGTCGCGGCGACCCCGGCCGACGTGCTACACGCCGACCTGGCGGCCACCACGCAGAAGCTGCCGCTCGGCCCGCGCACCACGGCGCTGCTGGACGACCCGGCCCGGCTGCTGGGCGAGCTGGTGGTGGGCGCCCGCGAGTGGCACCGCGTGGCGATCGCGCCGTACTGGGCGCGGATGCGGGCCGTGCTGGAGGCCGACGTCGCCTACCGCTCGCGCCAGCTCGCCGAGGGCGGGGTGCGGCTGCTGTTCGACAGCCTGCACCCGACCGTGGGCTGGGCCGGCGACCACATCGCCTCGGCCGACCCGTGGGACATCGAGCTGGACCTGCGCGGCCGTGGGCTGCCGCTGATGCCCAGCGTGTTCGTACGGTCGAAGGTGCTGTGGACGCTGCGCGAGGACTCGCCCCCGTTCGCCGTCTATCCGGCGCGCGCCGTCGGCAGCGTGTGGGAGGACGGCCCGGCCGCCGACGGGGCGCTCGCCGCGCTGTTCGGCGCGTCCCGGGCGCGGCTGCTGGACATGCTGCGCCAGCCCGCCACCACCAGCGAGCTGGCCCGGCGCACCGGCATGGCGGCGGGCACCGTGTCGGAGCACCTGGGCGTGATGCACGCCGCGGGCCTGCTGGCGCGCAGCCGCCACGGCCGGACCGTGCTCTACGTGGCGACCGCCGCGGGTCAGTCGCTGCTGGACGCCCGCGACCGCCCCGACCCGGGCTGACCCCTCCGGTGCGCTAGAACGCGCGCTGGTACTGGTCGGGCCACTGCGGCAGGCCGCCGAGCTTGGCCAGGGCACGACGCGGCCAGTACGGGTCGCGCAGCAGCTCCCGCCCGAGCAGCACCAGGTCGGCCTGCCCGTCCTCGACGATGCGCTCGGCCTGCTCCGGCTCGGTGATCAGGCCGACCGCACCGGTGGGCACGCCCGCCTCGGCGCGTACCCGCTGCGCCAGCGGCACCTGATAGCCGGGCCCGAGCGGGATGTCGGCGTGCGGCGCGGCCCCGCCGGACGAGCAGTCGATCAGGTCGACACCGGCCGCGGCCAGCTCACGGGCCAGCACCACGGTGTCGGTGACGTCCCAGCCGCCGTCGGTCCAGTCGGTCGCGGAGACCCGGGCGAGCACCGGCAGGTCCGGGCCCACCGCGGCGCGTACGGCCCGCGCGACGGCGAGCGCCAGGCGCATCCGGGCGGGACGGTCGCCGCCCCAGCCGTCGGTGCGGTGGTTGGTCAGCGGGGAGTAGAACTCGTGCAGCAGGTAGCCATGCGCGGCGTGGATCTCCACGGCCTGGAAGCCGGCGTCCACGGCCCGCACCGCGGCCTGCGCGAACGCGTCGATCACCGCGGCGATCCCGGCCTCGTCCAGCGCCCGGGGCGTCCGGTACGACGGGATGAACGGCTCGGCACCGGGCCCGGCCGGCTGCCAGCCGCCGTCGGTGTCCGGCACCCCGCCCCGCTCCTGCGCGAACGGCCAGTACGTCGACGCCTTGAACCCGGCGTGCGCCAGCTGCAGCGCCGGGACGGCGCCCTGCGCGGCGATGAACGCGGTGATCGGGCGCCACGCGTCCACGTGCGCGCCGGACCAGATGCCGGTGTCGCGCGGCGAGATGCGGCCCTCCGGCAGCACCGCGGTCGCCTCGGCGATGACCAGGCCGGCCCCGCCGACGGCGCGGGCGCCGAGGTGGGCCAGGTGCCAGTCGCCGGGCAGCCCGTCCCGGGCCGAGTACTGGCACATGGGTGCCAGCGCGATGCGGTTGGGCAGCGTGACGCCGCGCAGTTCGAGGGGCTTGCCGAGTACCGTCACGGCGCCAATCTACGGCGCGGATGTGAAATCGCCCGGTGTCTGTGGTCACACAGCAAGGGGTGGGTGGACCGCGGTCCACCCACCCCAGTTCTTGCGGCGCGCACCCTACGAGAAGATGCTGACGCCCCCCGGTCCCACGAGCAGACCGACGACGATGAGCACGACGCCCCAGAGAATCTGGCGCCGAGCCAGCGAGACGATCCCGGACACGACCAGTACCACGGCGAGGATCCACAGCAGAAGTTCCATGGCAACCATCTACCCGCGACACCGGACGTGAAACCGAGAAATCGTCACCCCGGCTCAGTCCTCGGCCAGCATGCGCTCCCGCAGCTGGGCGAGGCACCGGCTGAGCAGGCGGGACACGTGCATCTGGGAGACCCCGATGCGCTCCGCGATCTGCGCCTGGTTCAGGCCCAGGTCGAAGCGGAGGCTCAGGATGCGCTGCTCGCGCTCCGGCAGTTCCTTGACGAACTGCCGCACCGCGTGCACGTCCGGAACGGACTCCAGTGCGTTGTCGGTCTCGCCCACCAGCTCACCGAGCTCCACATCACCGTCTTCGCCGCTGACCGCGACGTTGAGCGAGTTGATGCGGTAGGCCTGCGCGCAGTGCATCCCGGCGAGCACGTCCTCCGCGCTCACCTGCAGATGCTCGGCTAGGTCCTCGATGCTCGGCCACCGGCCGAGGGTCTGGCAGAGCTCCGGGGACACCCGGTTGATGTCCAGGTAGAGCTCCTGCATGCGGCGACTGACCCGCATGCTCCAGCCACGGTCGCGGAAGTGGCGCTTGAGTTCGCCGACGATCGTCGGCACCGCGAAGTGCACGAAGGCACTGCCACGGTGGGGGTCGAAACGATCCACGGCCTGGATCAGGCCGATGGTCGCGACCTGCACGAGGTCGTCGCTGTCCACGCCACGGTGGCGGAAGCGGCGGGCCAGGCGCTCGGCCAGCGGCAGGAAGGCGCAGATGGCCTCCTGGCGCACGTCCTCGTGCTTGGGGTCTTGCTCGTCGAGCTCGGCGAGGCGGACCAGCAGCATTTCGCCGGTCGTCGCGTCGAGCGTGGTGTCGGTCAGGGACGTGGGGGACGCGGACACGACGGTCTCGCGGGCGATCTGGACAGACATTGCA
The Catellatospora sp. IY07-71 DNA segment above includes these coding regions:
- the dusB gene encoding tRNA dihydrouridine synthase DusB translates to MLGRIPVDPPVVLAPMAGITNVAFRQLCREQGAGIYVCEMITTVALAVRNPKTEKMIEFGPDEQPRSMQLYGVDPDITAKAVRRVVDENLADHIDLNFGCSVKKITSKGGGSAIPWKRRLFGSIVKAAVDAAAPAGIPVTVKMRKGIDDEHLTYVEAGLIAQEAGAKWVALHARTAAQRYSGEADWESIATLKQALDVPVLGNGDIWEADDALRMVAETGCDGVVVGRGCLGRPWLFADLAAAFAGRPERVMPSLGEVALVMRRHAELLTLWWGKEREAVTDFRKHVAWYLKGFPVGSELRRSMAMASSLMELDDLLGKLDHEVPFPEANLGQPRGRTNSPAKVVLPYGWLDDRDSEAVPEDAEHDDSGG
- a CDS encoding polyprenyl synthetase family protein yields the protein MLETATEVRRPFPFGREDLDPERIGLGVRQTLDHYFHWRDGSPGVIAAHVDGYTEQLRAILSRHGTVATLQRAAWPPRRRREQRAQAVRELNYFGVYNLSEIPDPADVARAERLARVHAGAVRDTLAAIERGHGPAGVVEALEARFPGLRGVPETRWLLARLDRLHRCLPDTVVRAGAMGKVVRTLAGVLAIGAYDTRDAGRAATRAHLTRILPGAYAYGAAYAIVDDSFQDLRGAHIPQADRDRLHRLILRGLSTGGTVDRAEIPDHPLAEELHELYGVALDVYPFGTHRHLYQAAESMYLAQHRDAEQPPEGGLDAAYPDIFLKAGLSRVVANLLGRREVDEGFYARCLNTIFLSQFKDDLADRDEDRRAGRLTPFTLPAAARAGGRADPLYDLFAYDAYVVEQVYGGDPAARDALIGIGTVKLAAFLCRDPHTTLALLDEYPATAQIAAFLRTAAAVPRRALPHLTTGDLRLKREAAAIMGERDPNSVDARTFVLDRLERINELVHECHTGVDAGELAPILAYTMDGPAKRLRPALTLMLAEGLGVADTLSEPLLGAIELFHTASLIFDDLPAQDDAALRRGRPAAHTVFDEGSVQLAAISMLSSGFGMLARLDRHYPAQRVTDVIEYVGKVLGPQRLCRGQYLDLRFARDARPVTGEDILEMYRLKTSTMVEAALVPLMMLLERPAGEIELVTRYADHAGVVFQARDDILDATATSAQLGKDAGADLGKANLVRVYGLPEARRLMEQHRADAVACLHALPFDTRLLEGIVDHFADRRR
- a CDS encoding helix-turn-helix domain-containing protein, encoding MSRILFGVRDAADIRFCISPLWETVRGRYVLGNSDRFPVHLPWLRWARQVRPDPAAADGLALLSELTRAHGYLPDFLTPAPPGPLGELDDELAVVAATPADVLHADLAATTQKLPLGPRTTALLDDPARLLGELVVGAREWHRVAIAPYWARMRAVLEADVAYRSRQLAEGGVRLLFDSLHPTVGWAGDHIASADPWDIELDLRGRGLPLMPSVFVRSKVLWTLREDSPPFAVYPARAVGSVWEDGPAADGALAALFGASRARLLDMLRQPATTSELARRTGMAAGTVSEHLGVMHAAGLLARSRHGRTVLYVATAAGQSLLDARDRPDPG
- a CDS encoding NADH:flavin oxidoreductase/NADH oxidase, encoding MTVLGKPLELRGVTLPNRIALAPMCQYSARDGLPGDWHLAHLGARAVGGAGLVIAEATAVLPEGRISPRDTGIWSGAHVDAWRPITAFIAAQGAVPALQLAHAGFKASTYWPFAQERGGVPDTDGGWQPAGPGAEPFIPSYRTPRALDEAGIAAVIDAFAQAAVRAVDAGFQAVEIHAAHGYLLHEFYSPLTNHRTDGWGGDRPARMRLALAVARAVRAAVGPDLPVLARVSATDWTDGGWDVTDTVVLARELAAAGVDLIDCSSGGAAPHADIPLGPGYQVPLAQRVRAEAGVPTGAVGLITEPEQAERIVEDGQADLVLLGRELLRDPYWPRRALAKLGGLPQWPDQYQRAF
- a CDS encoding GPGG-motif small membrane protein, whose product is MELLLWILAVVLVVSGIVSLARRQILWGVVLIVVGLLVGPGGVSIFS
- a CDS encoding SigB/SigF/SigG family RNA polymerase sigma factor; amino-acid sequence: MSVQIARETVVSASPTSLTDTTLDATTGEMLLVRLAELDEQDPKHEDVRQEAICAFLPLAERLARRFRHRGVDSDDLVQVATIGLIQAVDRFDPHRGSAFVHFAVPTIVGELKRHFRDRGWSMRVSRRMQELYLDINRVSPELCQTLGRWPSIEDLAEHLQVSAEDVLAGMHCAQAYRINSLNVAVSGEDGDVELGELVGETDNALESVPDVHAVRQFVKELPEREQRILSLRFDLGLNQAQIAERIGVSQMHVSRLLSRCLAQLRERMLAED